The genomic stretch GCGCGCGACGCAACGCTTTCTTGTTGAACAAGCCAACCAGGCGGTCCATCAAGCCGGGTTTCGCATTGAGGATGTTGTCCGCCAGTTCTCCGAGCCGTTCTTTCGCGACGGCTTCGTCCAGCGCGGGAATCAGCTTGAAGATCTGCGGATTCTCCGCGCGGTTGATGCGCGCGAGCAAGCTGTCGAGCACGCGGTTCAGCGCGAGCGTCGGTTCGGCGCCGAGCAGGGCGATCTGCTCCTGTGGCGTGGAAGCGATATCGAATGCGGCGATACGTTGCCGGAGGCTCGCGATTTGCCCGGGTTGCAGCGTCAGCGGGAAATTCGCGGGCAGCACGAGCGCGTCGTCGCGCGTGGATTCCGCGGGCGCAACCGGCGCGGCGACCGCGCCGAAGGAGGTGGGCTGCATCGTCGATCCTCAGGCGGTAACGTCGACGTCGACGTGGATCGCGCTGGCCTTGCGTGCGGCGCGGCGGCGGGCGACCCACGCGGCCAGCACCACGGCCGCGAAACCGAGTACTTCCGCGACCGGCACTTCGAGACCTTGCACCGCGACGGAGAACGCGGCGGCATACGGCTTGAAGAACGTATCCGAGAGCGCCATTTCGACGCCCACCCAGCCGAGCAGACCGCCGCCCAGCCAGACGATGACGGGGAATCGATCCATCAGTTTCGTGAGCGCGCCCGCGCCGAACACGATCACCGGAATGCTCAGGCACACGCCCGCGATCGCGTAGATCGTGCTGTGTGCGGCGGCAGTGTGAGCGGCAGCCGCAACGGCGAGCACGTTGTCGAGGCTCATCATCAGATCGGCGACGACGATGGTCCAGACCGCTGCGAGCACCTTGTCGTTCTGCTTGATCTCG from Paraburkholderia acidisoli encodes the following:
- a CDS encoding YjbE family putative metal transport protein (Members of this highly hydrophobic protein family,regularly are found preceded by the yybP-ykoY manganese riboswitch (see RF00080). A metal cation transport function is proposed.), with protein sequence MSFLSVIDWSAISRIVVLDIMLGVDNAVVIALACAALPAALRLRALLLGTAGAVVLRAALLGAANFLMDIPYLKIAAGAYLLYIGYKLLASQEDDDPEIKQNDKVLAAVWTIVVADLMMSLDNVLAVAAAAHTAAAHSTIYAIAGVCLSIPVIVFGAGALTKLMDRFPVIVWLGGGLLGWVGVEMALSDTFFKPYAAAFSVAVQGLEVPVAEVLGFAAVVLAAWVARRRAARKASAIHVDVDVTA